In Dolichospermum flos-aquae CCAP 1403/13F, the following proteins share a genomic window:
- a CDS encoding helicase-related protein: MSAKIADDLGRLFEVGFNMGILSYIQQNNLKNRFGSLYHDELKNLRFSEIRKTIVRKVVSKLDQKIAETWCQFFVQKGFLCGLNFFQEYLKSIGCDQKEKFRHLEIIYYQCCFNGDNSIGTHEVNNKQWFKDVLSQFENLDNVFDDINIYKSKGDFLNADTLILLKYRRTYRVLCLDLSVFSIHTDEDIENIDYVEIIRRLLMRDVNYIRSQSVFSSLRIDTESLGLDFSPSLKEYFTAFKSKDKESAKLIQAAGYIYSFCQFLEKTAIIPNISQLVCNAVGYSDRSFNTISIQAENLDIFQTCYQIYKHHDNQEEITSARHRVLDKIKRNAAISFDQGKEFVNSLLEITPNTINILPLHTEHINNFYNSVATVPSELISNLHLIGNPNFRQAHNQLIKKYLLSENTYIFLTGNPGIGKTTAIVNFLTQYKDEGFLLFYVSPRKQVNLDIIEKFKDQQNEKLIDDRIFAINTHSNLIQDNHGKCSVAYTSNQHEDDFYLGEVHFLNSKNVERKSRRKNRLEHITDHTFQDIGQKTKGVLNSICEGLYNLISCEKYNQIIATASTQSLKKTDYGDTLKHLTKIFCDAYNERESKVFPEKMQNISRRIKHLFIMIDEITGDEGGVEFLAGIQKIVTRYELTKPGNGFNTKIIVADASIVDKNVIRQHLEDTTPEPNKIFFRQAEENIQPLSVESFTFNNLPAIIINTNTYPAKSLTINYQILIESCQFTDKAKLRDKSNLEKELQTQIFQDIQNLLQKSDVEQVIVYIQNKSKLAELIDKIQSKLGRDNFTKNIHYLEIHANISEHEKQEIKKYQETVKVVFMTASGSRGLSFPKAKHILVEIPKFEIEKNLMEIIQVIYRGRGNDLIDNQDKYLTFYLAERSIYYQDHPQLSVQENVLSLLNLLLILKASIMTRIQGYGMIGRKKYILIPIGGKSVLAAGETFSSQIANLINQLKKEYNINKSHLLLKQAYTSLELLMGDGDFLVQKTTEESYLAIRDNFNHKFLEIATTFDQLLDFKPLELGYISGGLLIVPSQNIEESYQMRLLDIEKYANAELWENLKNISRSKIYPESLTYAVKNAIELVERLRNAPPKTQNFIQKSQHSDQYYALPLFAFISGKVMKEYFESEIEEPEDQRFKDILSIYIRSLYPVGNVLPIGHNYKEFPFVVFRSYSLEEIRNKIFTEKYLLNSHELNVLNLILSSSISPISPQK; this comes from the coding sequence ATGTCAGCAAAAATAGCCGATGATTTAGGAAGATTATTTGAGGTAGGATTTAATATGGGAATTTTATCTTATATTCAACAAAATAATCTCAAAAATCGGTTTGGAAGCTTATACCATGATGAACTTAAAAATCTCAGATTTTCAGAAATCAGAAAAACTATAGTTAGGAAAGTTGTCAGTAAATTAGATCAAAAAATAGCTGAAACCTGGTGTCAATTTTTTGTACAAAAAGGGTTTTTATGTGGTTTAAACTTCTTCCAAGAATATCTCAAATCTATTGGATGTGATCAAAAAGAAAAGTTTCGACATTTAGAAATTATATATTATCAATGTTGTTTCAATGGTGATAATAGCATTGGTACTCATGAAGTTAATAATAAACAATGGTTTAAGGATGTTCTTTCCCAGTTTGAAAATTTAGACAATGTTTTTGATGATATTAATATATATAAAAGTAAAGGTGATTTTCTCAACGCAGATACTTTAATCTTGCTAAAATATCGGCGTACATATCGGGTTTTATGTCTGGATTTATCGGTGTTTTCTATCCACACTGATGAGGATATAGAAAATATTGACTATGTAGAAATTATTCGCCGGTTATTGATGCGAGATGTTAACTATATTCGTTCTCAAAGTGTATTTTCTAGTTTGCGAATTGATACCGAATCTTTAGGTTTAGATTTTTCCCCAAGTTTAAAGGAATATTTTACAGCTTTTAAATCTAAGGATAAGGAAAGCGCGAAATTAATTCAAGCTGCTGGTTATATTTATAGCTTCTGTCAGTTTCTCGAAAAAACGGCGATTATCCCCAATATATCACAGTTAGTATGTAATGCGGTGGGATACAGCGATCGCTCGTTTAATACTATCTCTATTCAAGCAGAAAATCTCGACATTTTCCAAACTTGTTATCAAATATATAAACACCATGATAACCAAGAAGAAATTACATCAGCACGTCATCGAGTCTTGGATAAAATTAAACGTAATGCTGCTATTAGTTTTGATCAAGGAAAAGAATTTGTCAACTCACTGTTAGAGATTACTCCAAATACCATCAATATTTTACCGCTTCACACAGAACATATTAACAATTTTTATAACTCCGTCGCCACAGTACCATCAGAGTTAATTTCTAATTTACACTTAATCGGAAATCCCAACTTTCGACAAGCACATAATCAACTAATTAAAAAATATCTCCTTTCTGAAAATACCTACATCTTCTTAACCGGAAATCCAGGAATTGGAAAAACTACCGCTATTGTGAATTTTCTCACACAATATAAAGATGAAGGTTTCTTATTATTCTACGTCAGTCCCCGCAAACAAGTCAATCTTGATATCATCGAAAAATTCAAAGATCAGCAAAATGAAAAATTGATTGATGACAGAATTTTTGCAATAAATACTCACAGCAACTTAATCCAAGATAATCATGGTAAATGTTCAGTCGCATATACCTCAAACCAACATGAAGATGATTTTTATTTAGGGGAAGTTCATTTTCTCAACAGTAAAAATGTGGAAAGAAAATCTCGACGAAAAAACAGACTAGAACATATTACCGATCATACATTTCAAGATATTGGACAAAAAACTAAAGGAGTATTAAATAGTATTTGCGAAGGATTGTATAACCTGATTAGCTGTGAAAAATATAATCAGATTATTGCTACAGCTTCCACTCAGTCATTGAAAAAAACCGACTATGGAGATACGTTAAAACATCTTACTAAAATTTTTTGTGACGCATACAACGAAAGAGAAAGTAAAGTTTTTCCAGAGAAAATGCAAAATATTTCTCGTCGCATCAAACATCTATTTATTATGATAGATGAAATTACTGGAGATGAAGGAGGAGTAGAATTTTTAGCTGGGATTCAAAAAATTGTTACCCGTTATGAGTTAACAAAACCTGGAAATGGTTTTAACACTAAAATTATTGTTGCTGATGCTTCTATAGTTGATAAAAATGTCATCCGTCAACATTTAGAAGATACTACCCCCGAACCTAATAAAATTTTCTTTCGTCAAGCAGAAGAAAATATTCAACCTCTGTCAGTGGAATCTTTCACATTTAACAATTTACCCGCTATCATTATTAATACTAATACATACCCAGCCAAAAGCTTAACTATTAATTATCAAATTCTCATTGAATCTTGTCAATTTACCGATAAAGCCAAATTACGGGATAAATCTAATTTAGAGAAAGAATTACAAACTCAAATTTTCCAAGATATTCAAAATCTCTTGCAAAAATCTGACGTTGAACAAGTTATAGTTTATATCCAAAATAAATCCAAATTAGCAGAACTCATTGATAAAATCCAATCAAAGTTAGGAAGAGACAACTTTACCAAAAATATCCATTACCTAGAAATACACGCAAATATATCTGAACATGAAAAGCAAGAAATTAAAAAATATCAAGAAACTGTCAAAGTCGTTTTCATGACAGCTTCAGGAAGTCGCGGTTTATCTTTTCCTAAAGCCAAACACATCTTAGTAGAAATTCCTAAGTTTGAAATTGAAAAAAACCTCATGGAAATTATTCAAGTAATTTACAGAGGAAGAGGAAATGATCTTATAGATAATCAAGATAAATACCTAACTTTTTATTTAGCAGAACGTTCAATATATTATCAAGATCATCCCCAACTCTCTGTCCAGGAAAATGTTTTGAGTTTATTAAATCTCCTCTTAATTCTCAAAGCATCAATTATGACAAGAATTCAAGGTTATGGTATGATTGGTAGAAAAAAATATATTCTAATTCCCATTGGAGGAAAATCGGTTTTAGCTGCTGGAGAAACCTTTTCTAGTCAAATCGCAAATCTGATTAACCAACTTAAAAAAGAATATAATATCAACAAAAGTCATCTGTTATTAAAACAAGCTTATACCAGTTTAGAATTACTCATGGGAGATGGTGATTTTCTGGTACAAAAAACCACAGAAGAAAGTTATTTAGCTATTCGAGATAATTTCAATCACAAATTTCTAGAAATTGCGACAACTTTTGATCAATTACTGGATTTTAAACCATTGGAATTAGGCTATATTAGTGGTGGTTTATTAATAGTACCCAGTCAAAACATCGAAGAATCATATCAAATGCGATTATTAGATATTGAAAAATACGCAAATGCAGAATTATGGGAAAATCTCAAAAACATTAGTAGAAGCAAAATCTATCCAGAAAGTCTCACTTATGCGGTTAAAAACGCCATAGAATTAGTTGAAAGACTCAGAAACGCACCACCAAAAACCCAGAACTTTATCCAGAAAAGTCAACACAGTGATCAATATTATGCTTTACCATTATTTGCGTTTATTAGTGGTAAAGTCATGAAAGAATACTTTGAAAGTGAAATTGAAGAACCAGAAGATCAACGTTTTAAAGATATTTTATCTATCTACATTCGTTCACTATATCCCGTCGGTAATGTTTTACCAATTGGTCATAATTACAAAGAATTTCCCTTTGTGGTATTTAGAAGTTATAGCTTAGAAGAAATCAGAAACAAAATATTTACAGAAAAGTACCTATTAAATTCTCATGAGTTAAATGTCCTCAATTTAATTCTTTCTTCCTCAATATCTCCCATAAGTCCCCAAAAATAA
- a CDS encoding TldD/PmbA family protein has protein sequence MKTKLTDVQNLLSDLISRYSSRVDYLMIRLEEAEGTDIVLRGDKVETLSEGISIGGHVRTCYKGGWGLSSFNKLTTIEDRIEEAIAAARIVGDEETILAAIDPVQAVCRLPLLGTDPRQVSLKQKKQLCDRYTDLLKTVDHRITTTSVHYSDSTQRVIIVTSEGTFIDQSWVDMEMRFAATARNGDTVQTGRETTGSRKAYEDLTNLDKQVKGAAERAVTSLFLPSVKGNTYTVVIDPILSGLFVHEAFGHLSEADMAYENPDILEVMTLGRRFGPKELQIFDGAAPQGHRGSYFYDDEGTPATTTQLIEDGVLVGRLHSRETAGKLAEKPTGNARCLNYHYSPIVRMTNTWIERGKTPVADLFTGIKEGVFAQNWLGGMTNGEMFTFSAGEAWMIRNGKIAEPVKDVTLSGNVFQTLADIEAIGDDFYWDESGGCGKGGQNGLPVGCGGPSLRIRDVVVGGESGE, from the coding sequence ATGAAAACTAAACTTACTGACGTTCAAAATCTCCTCTCAGATTTAATTTCTCGTTACTCTTCCCGTGTGGATTACTTGATGATTCGCTTGGAAGAAGCCGAGGGAACAGATATTGTCTTGCGGGGTGATAAAGTGGAAACTCTCAGCGAGGGAATTTCTATTGGTGGTCATGTTCGCACTTGTTATAAAGGTGGTTGGGGATTAAGTAGTTTTAATAAATTAACAACCATTGAAGACCGCATAGAAGAAGCCATTGCCGCAGCCCGGATAGTGGGTGATGAAGAGACTATACTTGCAGCTATTGATCCTGTACAAGCTGTATGTAGATTGCCTTTATTGGGTACTGACCCTCGCCAGGTTTCGCTAAAGCAGAAAAAACAATTATGCGATCGCTATACTGACCTCCTGAAAACAGTTGATCACCGAATTACTACTACCTCAGTTCATTACAGTGACAGCACCCAAAGAGTCATTATTGTCACCTCTGAAGGAACTTTCATTGATCAATCTTGGGTAGATATGGAAATGCGCTTTGCAGCCACAGCCAGGAATGGGGACACTGTGCAAACTGGTAGAGAAACCACTGGTTCTCGCAAAGCCTACGAAGATCTAACTAATTTAGACAAACAAGTTAAAGGTGCAGCAGAAAGAGCAGTTACGTCTTTATTTCTACCATCCGTCAAGGGTAATACGTACACCGTAGTTATTGATCCCATTCTCAGCGGTTTATTTGTGCATGAAGCCTTTGGACATCTTTCTGAAGCAGATATGGCCTATGAAAACCCTGATATTCTGGAAGTCATGACTCTAGGACGACGTTTCGGCCCCAAAGAACTGCAAATATTTGATGGTGCTGCACCCCAAGGACATCGCGGTAGTTATTTTTACGATGATGAAGGTACACCTGCGACAACTACCCAGTTAATTGAAGATGGTGTATTAGTTGGGAGGCTGCATTCCCGTGAAACTGCTGGTAAATTGGCGGAGAAACCCACAGGTAATGCTCGTTGTCTTAATTATCACTATTCCCCCATTGTGAGAATGACAAATACCTGGATTGAACGGGGTAAAACTCCCGTCGCAGATTTATTTACGGGGATTAAAGAAGGTGTTTTTGCCCAAAATTGGTTAGGGGGAATGACGAATGGGGAAATGTTCACTTTCAGTGCTGGGGAAGCTTGGATGATTAGAAATGGCAAAATTGCTGAACCTGTGAAGGATGTAACCCTTTCTGGTAATGTTTTCCAAACCCTCGCAGATATCGAAGCCATTGGTGATGATTTTTACTGGGATGAATCCGGGGGTTGTGGTAAAGGTGGACAAAATGGTTTACCTGTCGGTTGCGGTGGTCCCAGTTTACGAATTCGGGATGTGGTGGTGGGAGGAGAAAGTGGAGAATAG
- a CDS encoding GUN4 domain-containing protein, protein MNLINLQRHLEEQNWPEADKETRDILLKLSGRENDLQKRLRISDIENLPLENLQEINMLWLKYSQERFGFSVQYEICRDIGLNPSNWKNAYHSNPDLVKEQYRSFEYRIGWRDNNNSWVVGHKNCEGHFPRVWVFYGEPNINREVLSLLALVQESELTKFSIDNIS, encoded by the coding sequence ATGAATTTGATAAATCTCCAACGTCATTTAGAAGAACAGAACTGGCCAGAAGCAGATAAAGAAACTAGGGATATTTTGCTGAAACTGTCTGGACGGGAAAATGACTTACAAAAACGACTTAGAATATCAGATATTGAAAATCTGCCTCTTGAAAACCTCCAAGAGATTAATATGTTGTGGTTAAAGTATAGTCAAGAAAGATTTGGATTTAGTGTACAATATGAAATTTGCAGGGATATAGGTTTAAATCCTAGTAATTGGAAAAATGCTTACCATAGCAATCCTGACCTAGTTAAAGAACAATATCGTAGTTTTGAATATAGAATTGGGTGGCGTGATAATAATAATAGTTGGGTAGTAGGACATAAAAATTGTGAAGGACACTTCCCGCGTGTTTGGGTATTTTATGGTGAACCAAATATAAATCGTGAAGTTTTATCTTTACTAGCATTGGTTCAAGAGTCTGAACTGACAAAGTTCAGTATTGATAACATTTCCTAA
- the cobW gene encoding cobalamin biosynthesis protein CobW, translating into MATKIPVTVITGFLGSGKTSIIRHLLQNNQGRRIAVLVNEFGELGIDGELLKSCQICPEDETAENPETNIFELTNGCLCCTVQEEFYPTMRELIKRRDSIDYIIIETSGLALPKPLIKAFRWQEIRNAATVDAVITVVDCAAVAAGTFASDLDAIAAQRQEDDSLEHETPLQELFEDQLACADLVILNKTDLVDSETQAQVLELVKHELPRVVKIVSSDYGKLDPSILLGFAAAVEDNLDSRPSHHDTEEDHDHDDEINSTHVILNRTFDPEKLQATLEKLAQEQEIYRIKGFVAVENKLMRLVMQGVGNRFDKFYDRPWKPEEAKQTSLVFIGRNLQSSTIESQLVAL; encoded by the coding sequence ATGGCTACAAAAATCCCCGTTACCGTCATCACAGGCTTCTTAGGAAGCGGTAAAACCAGCATTATCCGTCACCTCCTGCAAAACAACCAAGGACGACGGATAGCAGTATTAGTCAACGAATTTGGTGAACTGGGGATAGATGGAGAATTATTGAAATCTTGTCAAATTTGCCCCGAAGATGAAACAGCAGAAAATCCAGAAACTAACATATTTGAACTGACAAACGGCTGTTTATGCTGCACCGTGCAAGAAGAATTTTACCCAACAATGCGGGAATTAATTAAACGCCGCGATAGTATAGATTATATTATCATTGAAACCTCTGGTTTAGCTTTACCAAAACCCTTAATTAAAGCCTTTCGTTGGCAAGAAATCCGCAATGCTGCTACAGTAGATGCAGTAATTACTGTAGTAGATTGTGCCGCAGTTGCAGCGGGAACATTTGCTAGTGATTTGGATGCTATAGCAGCCCAAAGACAAGAAGATGATAGTCTAGAACATGAAACACCATTACAAGAATTGTTTGAAGATCAACTTGCTTGTGCTGATTTAGTAATTTTGAATAAAACTGATTTAGTTGATAGTGAAACCCAAGCACAAGTTCTAGAATTAGTCAAGCATGAATTACCGAGAGTTGTGAAAATTGTCTCTAGTGATTATGGTAAATTAGACCCATCTATCTTATTAGGATTTGCAGCCGCAGTTGAAGATAATTTAGATTCACGTCCTAGTCACCACGACACAGAAGAAGACCATGATCATGATGATGAAATTAACTCAACTCACGTGATTTTAAACCGCACTTTTGACCCAGAAAAGCTACAAGCAACTTTAGAAAAACTGGCACAAGAACAAGAAATTTATCGAATTAAAGGTTTTGTGGCTGTTGAGAATAAACTCATGCGGTTAGTTATGCAAGGTGTAGGTAATAGATTTGATAAATTTTATGATCGTCCTTGGAAACCAGAAGAAGCAAAACAAACCAGTTTAGTTTTTATCGGTCGTAATTTACAATCTTCAACAATAGAATCTCAATTAGTAGCTTTGTAA
- a CDS encoding ABA4-like family protein yields MNITDLFNVANLFVLPFWALMILLPNWKITRKVMESYLPFVVLAGAYLYLFVTSITPENAAALSNPQLADIARFFSNETAAATGWIHFLVMDLFVGRWIYWEGQKTGIWTIHSIALCLFAGPLGVLSHIFTYWITKAFSKGSESVIVTQKAEV; encoded by the coding sequence ATGAATATCACAGATTTATTTAACGTTGCCAATTTGTTTGTTTTGCCTTTTTGGGCTTTGATGATTCTGTTACCAAATTGGAAAATTACCCGCAAGGTAATGGAATCTTATCTACCTTTTGTGGTTTTAGCAGGTGCTTATTTGTATTTATTTGTCACTAGCATTACTCCAGAAAATGCTGCTGCTTTATCAAATCCTCAACTAGCAGATATAGCCAGGTTTTTTAGTAATGAAACTGCTGCTGCTACAGGTTGGATTCATTTTCTAGTAATGGATTTATTTGTCGGTAGATGGATTTATTGGGAAGGACAAAAAACCGGAATTTGGACAATTCACTCGATAGCTTTGTGTTTGTTTGCGGGTCCTTTAGGTGTGCTTTCTCATATTTTCACCTATTGGATTACAAAAGCCTTTTCTAAAGGTTCTGAATCTGTGATAGTCACACAAAAAGCAGAAGTTTAG
- a CDS encoding DUF3181 family protein, giving the protein MAKTNTTELLETLAAEIGESVYIDIAKWHLYLSDAKLHNVVAEKLYPLITSKSVNEDKVIAALESITVKVGGGRRELSLIDLLPLQCQVTLVDIVEKYQREI; this is encoded by the coding sequence ATGGCTAAAACTAATACCACAGAATTACTAGAAACCCTAGCCGCAGAAATTGGTGAAAGTGTTTATATAGATATTGCCAAGTGGCATCTATATCTATCTGATGCCAAACTGCATAATGTTGTGGCTGAAAAATTGTATCCTTTAATTACTTCTAAAAGCGTTAATGAAGATAAGGTAATTGCCGCTTTAGAATCTATTACTGTCAAAGTTGGTGGTGGTAGAAGGGAACTATCTTTAATTGATTTATTACCCTTGCAATGTCAAGTGACCTTAGTAGATATTGTCGAAAAATATCAACGGGAAATCTAA
- a CDS encoding tetratricopeptide repeat protein — MDEMYYQAKIKEFKKNNDWQGMYNFWLIEKLQEPKLWDNSEFLSEIAFGCGKLASVSANDIPRKNQEKEKFLYQKSEYRKEAERLWKRCIELMPKNPKYLSGLGYLYYQNAVELNQPRGRRDGNKRKESEIAIQYFNQSLGIDSKRIKDLYRKGYLLVEILPTTCWKDRNFELAKQYRLDGIKSLDAAITYRESLDTKIPRQQDERNRCYNEYIKSFYSLGSVYYEMIINKWDEAIFALGLRKIVDENDKISYNPQDLNHANLSYQYYNNCLVADINHREACEKVDKLYSLGKADFAKYWILSGNGQKLDKYVSAEAIKYRDDAEQYFIQALNCSWSQEKQRQKKDYIAEKLARLYITKGSPEDNRPYEEAVKVIKKYQYGRLDPYILHTLSLALMLMGRHEEAKRNLIEAANPKFNQDIWTSDFLLGCLLLRKGELEDANEYFDKALQRKETDTLLFGKALIAYKSNRKLEALEIIQKANQINPYNIAISKYLDIWSKKLGNVQLEIRDKNEEIEDYSHYMYDAFGYDEEMGMDFDEYLDKFGYS; from the coding sequence ATGGACGAGATGTATTATCAAGCAAAAATTAAAGAATTTAAAAAAAATAATGATTGGCAAGGTATGTATAATTTTTGGTTAATAGAGAAGCTGCAAGAACCTAAATTGTGGGACAATTCAGAGTTTTTGAGTGAAATAGCATTTGGGTGCGGAAAGTTAGCAAGTGTTTCCGCTAATGATATTCCCAGAAAGAATCAAGAGAAAGAAAAATTTTTATATCAAAAATCTGAATATCGTAAAGAAGCAGAAAGACTGTGGAAACGATGTATTGAATTAATGCCAAAAAATCCAAAATATCTATCTGGATTAGGTTATTTATATTATCAAAATGCTGTGGAACTCAACCAACCTAGAGGTAGACGTGATGGAAACAAGAGAAAAGAATCAGAAATAGCGATACAATATTTTAATCAGTCTTTAGGCATTGATAGCAAGAGAATTAAAGACCTATATAGAAAAGGATATCTATTAGTAGAGATACTACCTACAACTTGCTGGAAAGATAGAAATTTTGAATTAGCTAAACAATATCGGTTAGATGGTATTAAATCTTTAGATGCAGCAATAACATATCGGGAATCTCTAGATACAAAGATTCCACGACAGCAAGACGAAAGAAACCGATGTTATAATGAATATATTAAATCATTTTATAGTTTGGGTTCTGTTTATTATGAAATGATTATTAATAAATGGGATGAAGCAATATTTGCACTAGGCTTACGTAAAATAGTTGATGAAAATGACAAAATTAGTTACAATCCTCAAGATTTAAACCATGCTAATTTGTCATACCAATACTATAATAATTGTTTAGTAGCTGATATAAATCATCGAGAAGCCTGTGAAAAAGTAGATAAATTATATTCTTTAGGAAAGGCTGATTTTGCTAAATATTGGATTTTAAGTGGAAATGGACAAAAACTAGATAAATATGTATCAGCAGAAGCTATAAAATATCGTGATGATGCAGAACAGTATTTTATACAAGCTCTCAATTGTTCTTGGTCACAGGAAAAGCAACGTCAGAAAAAAGATTATATAGCTGAAAAACTTGCTAGGCTGTACATTACTAAGGGTAGTCCAGAAGACAATCGACCTTATGAAGAGGCAGTTAAAGTAATTAAAAAATATCAATATGGTAGATTAGATCCGTATATCCTTCATACTTTATCATTAGCATTAATGTTAATGGGAAGACATGAAGAAGCAAAAAGGAATTTAATCGAAGCAGCCAACCCTAAATTTAATCAAGATATATGGACATCTGATTTTTTATTAGGTTGTCTTTTATTAAGAAAAGGAGAACTTGAAGATGCAAATGAATATTTTGATAAAGCACTACAGCGAAAAGAAACAGATACATTGCTCTTTGGAAAAGCCCTAATTGCTTACAAGTCAAACAGAAAATTAGAAGCATTAGAAATTATTCAAAAAGCCAATCAAATAAATCCATATAATATTGCCATAAGTAAATATTTGGATATATGGTCAAAGAAATTAGGAAATGTACAATTAGAAATTAGGGATAAAAATGAAGAAATAGAGGATTATAGCCACTATATGTATGATGCTTTTGGTTATGATGAAGAAATGGGTATGGATTTTGATGAATACTTAGATAAGTTTGGATATTCTTAA